A genome region from Clostridium sp. JN-9 includes the following:
- a CDS encoding metalloregulator ArsR/SmtB family transcription factor, whose protein sequence is MDNNIKEYNESAELLKVLAHPARLCIVRGLLNKGQCNVTYMQNCLGLPQSTISQHLQKLRSAGIIEGERNGLEINYKVCNEKVISIINVLFGEE, encoded by the coding sequence ATGGATAACAATATTAAAGAATATAATGAAAGTGCCGAATTGCTGAAGGTATTGGCACATCCTGCCAGACTATGTATAGTAAGGGGACTTTTAAATAAAGGGCAGTGTAATGTAACTTATATGCAGAATTGTCTGGGACTTCCTCAATCAACTATATCTCAGCATTTACAGAAACTGAGATCAGCTGGAATAATTGAAGGAGAGAGAAATGGCCTGGAAATAAATTATAAGGTATGCAATGAAAAGGTTATATCAATTATAAATGTATTATTTGGTGAAGAATAA